acttaattccTTAAAATTTCTATGTGTAGATGTAAGGTATTCTTGAAAAGGCCTACAACAAGTATAAGTTCCCATAGTTGTCAGACAAGTATAGATTAAAAAACAATTACCAACTGTTGAATGGATGACATGTTTGGACTGCTATTACTTCATTCTCGCCCGCTTTCACGACTTGTATTCTTTCCACATCTCCTATAACAATAAAACCCGTATTAGCATTACATATAATTTAAATGATCGATTTTTGAACATGTAAATAAAAGGAAACAAGAAACTGATACACCTTTTACTCGTCGatggttgtgacgacccggaaatttccgaccaaatttaaactttaatctttatattattccgacacgataagcaaagtttgttaagttaaatctcaagaattttaaactgtgttcatacattcattataacctcgaccaaattccgacgattcacgaaccgttatatataaatagatatgtatatgtatatatatatattataacttgagaatattaataaagtattaaacgtataataccttacacgaacgtatttgtttcaatatgattttcgatgaaattaaaaaaatatattaaatgattgaattatcagaaacattgaattatgatttcaagtctctgttgagaggtccactatgatttgagaaaatctattcctcttaacgatattcagaataatttgtaaagctatttataaataaaaacaaaaagtgtcatttacgaaagttagacaaaagttagtggagaattagtttccataatattctattaatttagtttcaaaagtacaaaaaaacgttttcagtttaaaaagaaatttattattaaaacatatatatcttttataaatatctagaaccacttttgacaactcattacttaaccagtatgataaagataacgatatttatattttattttattaaatatatataacgatttaaattaatattatatatacttatacgcgtattatacgtatatagttttatacttttactatactttaactttacctttactttacttttattttactttaactttaataattcaatttaataattcatactttaataattcactttaataattcatactttaataattcactttaataattcactttaataattcatactttaataattcactttaataattcactttaataattcatactttaataattcattttaataatttatactttaaaaattcactttaataattcaaaaatctgttataaatagaatttaataggtttcattatttcataaaaacttgaaaatatatttctctaaactctctcaatcgaattacatatatatattttctttgtattatttcaagatattattagtatacataaaatattacgacggagtgctgtccgagtgatttcaaaatagtttttttgaatgagtcgaagctaaggaaattatgggttatagctatggaggtgatgggtatggttcatgggtatgctcgtgaggtcaatctagtgtttatcatctccgttgcgtctacgtactttcctgcaatattgaatctcaatatttatacgtgagcactcataacttaacttttatatatcaatagtgtatccctgactagtgctcgagtatataggattatgcatgcttgtacattcgatattgtccttagataggtttgttgaatcctgaattagatacatatgctactgagatagggtatatgatatgcatatcattggaaagctagcaaaaaattaagaacttttcatttagatatcgaatagtttcgatgaacggattagaagttatagtcaactgaattttagtattattgttaaaatgattattattactatcgtctttattattttaatagaaatatcattgttattataaaatatcattattactattatattagtattatcattttatcataataccatttttagtaaatataaatattgttatttttttatagaataataataattattattataaaataatacaacttttacttattattattatgatcaatattattttatcaaataaataggggatacaaagatatttttcaccacgcgtaatataattacattaataatacttaccactatagttttacgatattaagtgaactttataaattttactacttaagatacataaaagtatattctatcatatataaacgttaatataaatttttattaataaatgacttttattattataaaatctaataaatatatttaaatatataaaacgactatagttaagttatataataaacacgtataaattttagaagtcattttgggtcaagttgacttttgttgacttttgcatattagtctcgagcattaggattgtggtacactatgacttgaccaaaaattgttagacaaatattgaccaacatataaatatatataattaatataggttcatgaatccgaggccaaccttgcacttgttaaatgacgttatatgtatttttactacgaaatacagtatggtgagtttcattactccctttttatatatatttttgggctgagaatacatgcgctgttttataaatgttttacgaaataggcacaagtactaaaactaattctaagtgggtttaaactagaaatatacccttagcttggtaacattaaactacttgtctatgtacggtaggcgcgaatcctaaagatagatctattgggcctgacaaaccccatcctgactatgggatgctttagtacttcgaggttattttaaacacacctgatctggtgtacttcagagggtaaaacatgaacgttaaggcttgttaccgggtgcctacaacttatagaatacttttatacacttgcgagtgtacatatatttataaacggaaatcttgtggtctattaatatattgaaatgattgttatgataaacctatgaactcaccaaccttttggttgacactttaaagcatgtttattctcaggtattaaagaaatcttccgctgtgcattagctcattttaaggatattacttggagtcatttatggcatactttgaaagacgttgcattcgagtcgttgagttcatcaagattaatattaagtcaattatagttggatgtaatatgaaatggtatgcatgccgtcaatttttgatgtaaagaaagtttgtcttttaaaaacgaatgcaatgtttgtaaaacgtatcatatagaggtcaaatacctcgcgatgtaatcaactattgtgaatcgtttataatgtatatgaacgggtcctttcagttggtatcagagcggtggtcttagcgaaccagatctgcgttagtgtgtctaactgatagtctttaggatgcattagtgagtctggacttcgaccgtgtctgcatgtcaaaagttttgctcatcatttttatcggaaattatctgcttatcattcttagtctagacacatcttattgcattgattacatgaatagtgtatagacaaaattcatatcttagcgtatctgctaattcatatcttagcgtatctgttactgtaaactttgcctgacatattccgtaaattcctccgtaatctacgaaaccttttgctctatataattagaataccacctgatagccgaaaaatcatttcatatcgaaaaattatttattcaatcgtacgaaatggaattcgtcattagttcaagtccctcggattccgaaatgaaatcccactcaagttccgaaagcagtgtgaccggaatggatcaaccaattagtcatcatctattctggatgaattggggatgggttcgtagcctccttaatcattggagacaagaagaaggtgatcccttccatccaccacattgccctcttggcgaagaacctgaagcacttaccggcgaacctattcgaaacaccattttctctctcatttccagagtatctcgtcatgattatatactacaccaaattctagatcttatttatccgctcgtccgaaccgacaatcaccccggtgtaatagaagaagtcaacgagtttcgtgctcgggtagtggctttggagaatatggtgcaaaggttacaaacaccagtagcagcaccaacaacataaccagtaccaccatcaataacatcaacagtaccattaccaccaccaacaacaaccgcatcgcaaacctcaacttcacaatctgtcccatgagcatcgatgttatacgccctgtagatactaaggaataccacaacgatgaagtattgattcataacttcattgggaaaacattctatgacgattatgtaatttctaaagtttagaaattatctatcctagccttaaccataaattaagtgagtttaatttaatattaactcattaaatcaatattacatctgaagaaatatacacatatatttccataaagactgtaataaaattcttttgtacaaaatattaattgtgacaattttttttaacgggtaggtaatacccgagagatatataaattcacaattaatatgttacattcttcgaatctgattcagcaaatcatccattatactccctactttcacaacaatatacattcttttatagaaatcaaaataaccatactcattcaaattcaattacatattctgattttgaaatcgcaaaatttaattcgagatatagccaaaaatcatcactcttaaatccttacatctttcaaagctatactttgacttcaaaactgtgttagaacatcataggtatattaacgattacaatctgtgtccaaacccttcgaaatttctgaagacgcttcaaataatgaacaatcgagatgatgatccaaccacatattacccacagtatacacctgaaaaactctcgaaactaaagtcatagtttaacacgtatccgtgtcagactctttggcatttattagcaaaaatgacttttcaattccttaccaaagtagacagttgtgtcacagctccacaagtcaacttcgacttttcaattaaaatggtcttattataatctcgatatatacgatgccctttcgccatcgttaccggagaaccgtttatgtcccatcacattagcaataaacttaccaacaatttcactgatctttgattttcagaaaaatcgatatattcattagaaccctatcatatactcatccgcactttgtaacaagaattgccataccaattattgagaatcagtaatcagtattttgaaatcttgtagcatgtctacatcaacagttatatatacatataacgtctacctccaagacttacatacttcgaatgtgaagtttctgaaaaatgcctaaactgcgaactagttctcgaaattttaaaaaaatgctgatgaagcagcagaaactgtcaacgatcttaacagtaaaaagtttgatgataaaaaatagtgtgttggcaaaactcagaaaaagagaaggtttggaactggaaaacggattgagcaaagtatgaaggaggctgtggacaaatcacaaagactaaacctgccttcaaagaatccaaatgattcagtatcatcattatcaaataccttgctcctgactctaaacccttgtggataatattcttcatcatcctcttatcttaaatattctaagataacatcatatctttcattataaatatcctccatatttttgaagatattttcataactattgttaactgaaatcttttatctcttcgcgacATCAGTGATatattataaaggaaactgtattagtttctaaattctgaaaaattcaaatttaaattaagaatgtttttaaagtagtgttgagaactgaagcatgagttagtataatataatgacacttgatcaacgtgattatattacagtaagtcatgctgagtttctaatggaatgtgatgattcacagattataacgtcatcatgtgccatgttacacgactcttacattctacctaatctccaaacatatcgagaacatattctttctgataattctatcttttctcttgaattttggtaatttgacaaatcaacatcgtgccatttcaattttactcttagaacattaactatgttcattccgaaattcatatctacgaaatctggaccattatatacggtgcttaatcgcaagaagaggaaatgaaagaatgaagctctgaaatagaaatgggagtataaatcgcagcaaatagaatggagcattaactgtagatgacaatgattatagaagacagaagcagggacttggaaatataagggaagatataaagcccaatgacaacccgaaaattataaaccatatatatcgatgcatatagcaatataaagacacgggagaactaaaaacactataaaaccaagagtatagtagaagtaaatagattcttccggcggcagatgaaaaagaagaacaacagatatgaaagtgaggagtatatcaagaatcagcactggatggagcatattgacaaatactttaaaatatgagttgagggagaaagaatagaaggtgtaaagaaacgaagatggtggatttatagtgaagtaccagacagaacaatcaggacagatcatcgcatttaaccaaagaggattctaatttccttaattatcgaagaacccaaatcttatgacgaagatttcctctaaatctgaaaatcaaccgtgactacatcactggttaaaacgaatctgcatttattcatttcactcttttgtgatagcttcacttatactcttcgcgtaatcaaattgttttatctatattacaaatgattataaaactctatttatcaactcatattcgtcatgaaaacatttttatggttagccatgacgatctcgatcaaatttcggggacgaaatttctttaacgggtaggtactgtgacgacccggaaatttccgaccaaatttaaactttaatctttatattattccgacacgataagcaaagtttgttaagttaaatctcaagaattttaaactgtgttcatacattcattataacctcgaccaaattccgacgattcacgaaccgttatatataaatagatatgtatatgtatatatatattataacttgagaatattaataaagtattaaacgtataataccttacatgaacgtatttgtttcaatatgattttcgatgaaattaaaaaaaatatattaaatgattgaattatcagaaacattgaattatgatttcaagtctctgttgagaggtccactatgatttgagaaaatctattcctcttaacgatattcagaataatttgtaaagctatttataaataaaaacaaaaagtgtcatttacgaaagttagacaaaagttagtggagaattagtttccataatattctattaatttagtttcaaaagtacaaaaaaacattttcagtttaaaaagaaatttattattaaaacatatatatcttttataaatatctagaaccacttttgacaactcattacttaaccagtatgataaagataacgatatttatattttattttattaaatatatataacgatttaaattaatattatatatacttatacgcgtattatacgtatatagttttatacttttactatactttaactttacctttactttacttttattttactttaactttaataattcatactttaataattcaatttaataattcatactttaataattcactttaataattcatactttaataattcactttaataatttactttaataattcatactttaataattcactttaataattcactttaataattcatactttaataattcactttaataattcactttaataattcatactttaataattcattttaataattcatactttaataattcactttaataattcaaaaatctgttataaatagaattcaataggtttcattatttcataaaaacttgaaaatatatttctctaaactctctcaatcgaattacatatatatattttctttgtattatttcaagatattattagtatacataaaatattacgacggagtgctgttcgagtgatttcaaaatagtttttttgaatgagtcgaagctaagaaaattatgggttatagctatggaggtgatgggtatggttcatgggtatgctcgtgaggtcaatctagtgtttatcatctccgttgcgtctacgtactttcctgcaatattgaatctcaatatttatacgtgagcactcataacttaacttttatatatcaatagtgtatccctgactagtgctcgagtatataggattatgcatgcttgtacattcgatattgtccttagataggtttgttgaatcctgaattagatacatatgctactgagatagggtatatgatatgcatatcattggaaagctagcgaaaaattaagaacttttcatttagatatcgaatagtttcgatgaacggattagaagttatagtcaactgaattttagtattattgttaaaatgattattattactatcgtcgttattattttaatagaaatatcattgttattataaaatatcattattactattatattagtattatcattttatcataataccatttttagtaaatataaatattgttatttttttatagaataataataattattattacaaaataatacaacttttacttattattattatgatcaatattattttatcaaataaataggggatacaaagatatttttcaccacgcgtaatataattacattaataatacttaccactatagttttacgatattaagtgaactttataaattttactacttaagatatataaaagtatattctatAATAAACgtgaatataaatttttattaataaatgacttttattattataaaatctaataaatatatttaaatatataaaacgactatagttaagttatataataaacacgtataaattttagaagtcattttgggtcaagttgacttttgttgacttttgcatattagtctcgagcattaggattgtggtacactatgacttgaccaaaaattgttagacaaatattgaccaacatataaatatatataattaatataggttcgtgaatccgaggccaaccttgcacttgttaaatgacgttatatgtatttttactacgaaatacagtatggtgagtttcattactccctttttatatatatttttgggctgagaatacatgcgctgttttataaatgttttacgaaataggcacaagtactaaaactaattctaagtgggtttaaactagaaatatacccttagcttggtaacattaaactacttgtctatgtacggtaggcgcgaatcctaaagatagatctattgggcctgacaaaccccatcctgactatgggatgctttagtacttcgaggttattttaaacacacctgatctggtgtacttcagagggtaaaacatgaacgttaaggcttgttaccgggtgcctacaacttatagaatacttttatacacttgcgagtgtacatatatttataaacggaaatcttgtggtctattaatatattgaaatgattgttatgataaacctatgaactcaccaaccttttggttgacactttaaagcatgtttattctcaggtattaaagaaatcttccgctgtgcattagctcattttaaggatattacttggagtcattcatggcatactttgaaagacgttgcattcgagtcgttgagttcatcaagattaatattaagtcaattatagttggatgtaatatgaaatggtatgcatgccgtcaatttttgatgtaaagaaagtttgtcttttaaaaacaaatgcaatgtttgtaaaacgtatcatatagaggtcaaatacctcgcgatgtaatcaactattgtgaatcgtttataatgtatatgaacgggtcctttcaatggttGATATGGATCATACCTTTCCTGCGGTGGATTTTTGCATGTCTTATCACGATGCATATACTGGCCACATCGTGCGCATCGTTGTCTTCTTTTAGGCTCATTAGATGGTACAATTCTCTTTTTTTTTGTCGTCCTGGTGGACGTTTAATTATTGGTGGGTATATGTTATCGTGTGTTGCTTGGGGCACCCATTGATCTTTTCCTGGCATCGGAGAAATTTCTAGAGCATAAGCCTCTTTGAATTTCTCAATTGTAAAAAATTGATCAACATATTTATCCCAATTACTATCCCTTATGCTACCAATGAAAGTAGCTGCATGTTTACATGGAAGACCTTTCACCTGCTAAACTCGACAACTACATGTTCGCTCATTTAATACAACCTCCCATTGTCTTCCCTTGTATTTCACTTCAGCTCGATTATCGCTACTTCTGAGAACCTCTTATTCACCCAAGTTCTACAAAAGAAAAGACAAATTAAGCAATATACATAAAAATATCCacttaatatttttaattcatgaACTGCACCTTATTCACTTCATTTACATTTCCAACAATAATTGTCATAAGACATTTGTAACCTATATGACCATTCACAAATTATAAAGTAATACTTCACGTGTTTtggtaatataataaatataactgAATATACTAACCTTAGAgatattgttaatataatttttaGCTATCGGAACTAACGTGCCATCCCACTTTTCTACTAGCTTTCTTTTCTTATAAAATCGTACCATAAACTTTTCTCTTATGGCATCTAGTAGATCAACGACTGGTTGGTAACGCAAGTCACCTATCCAAGAATTAAAAGCTTcagaaatattattagtaatatagtcaCACTTGGATATTGTGCCAAACTTGCTCTAACTCCATATCTTGTTATGGTTCTGATTAAGATATGTAATTGCTGCTTCCCGTTCATCAAAGATTTCCTTTAGTAGTTTGTCATGCTCATTAGGACAATATGTTCGTGCAGTACCCCACAATTTGGAGCTAAAGAAGTCACCACGAAAGTGTTTCTTGAAATTACTATATAAGTGTCTAATGCATTCTCTATGCTCAAGATTAGGATAAACTTGCATGATTGCTACTTCTAATCCTTTTTGCATGTCCGATGAAATAACAAGACCATCTGGCACTCCAATTGCTTTTTTGAGTAACTCAAGAAACCACGACCATGATTTTGTATTCTCGGACTTAAGCACAGCATAGGCTACTGGAAATATGGAATTATTACCATCAATACCCATATCAGCAGCTAGTACACCATTGAATTTTCCTTTCAGGTGACAAGCATCAAGAGAAATATAGGGACGACAACCACTAAGAAATCCATTAGACAAGCAGAgaatgaaataaaaaaaatgtagAAACCGTTTTTGATCAGTCTTTAATTCAAAATAAATTTCAACAACACTTCCGGGGTTCCTATTTAGTAGTTCCACTTTAAAATCATCAAGTTGCATGAAAGTGTCCTCCCACTTACCATACATTTCTGTGTAAGCTTGTTCTTTTCCTCTAAAAACTCTCATGTATGGTACCTCAACATTGTAAGTTTTCACAAGCCACCTTTTAAGCTCTGCAACTGAGACATCTCCATCAGATCTTAGTTTGTCTGTAATTACATTAGCAATCCATCCTTGAGTGGCACACTTGTTACCGCTCATACTACTTTAAGTACAAGAATGTGGTTCTACCAAACTTTTCacctacaataataataaatgaacaTTATAGTGTATGTTATGCAAATGACAAATATGATATCAGTTGCAACTAAATAAGAAGGTTAGCTTATACACATATAAAAGTTGTTAAAGTTGATTAAAAAATTATATAACACAAACTAACAAGGCTAATTAAATAATCAATAAAGGGATATATAAATAATGGTATGTACATGACCTGCATATAATTTTTTCAACATATAATGTAGGCCGAGATCCATGTTTTGCACATTTTACCAAATTAGTAAAATTTTGAGTTGacaactcagttttcaatctcccTGACCCAAATTAGTCATAATTTCTTATTTAAACCTTTATATACCCAAAACTAGATGCATTTCATTTATTTGCTTCAATATATTTTTAATACACTACGCGCTTACTTGAAAGGTAACTTTATCTTGCATGATAGAAGCATGAATTCGCCATTTACACTCAATTTGTTTACACCTTGCTGTGAACCGTGTTGGTTCACTTTTCTCAATAAAGTACTCAAATTCATTTGCTAGCGCATAGTGGTTCAAAGCTCTCTTGAAACTAGTCGCATTTGGAAACTTTGAATTCTCTTTCATTTCTGTATTTTTGTCGTTGAGTGAATAACATTCAGTTTCGTAATGCACTGTCTCATCTTCATGATCGGTACTATGAGGGCTGCGATAACTGTCTTCATGGTCCGTACAATAATCTGAATCATCTTCACCTTGTGGTTCTTCAGTAAGTTGACATTGACCACTACATCAATATACATAATAATTTAACAGTCATTTAATaagcatacatatatacatatacaaacataCATATTAACACTACCTTGGTAATATAAAACGGCTATCGTGATTATGATCTGTCGTCACATAAATGGTTATTTCTTTCTCGTTCTGATACATTGCAAGCATCCCCATGAAATCTTCATCAGAATTAATGTCAATGCAAGATTGCTCATTTACATTATTCTCAACGAATTGAATCGAAAACACTAGATTGCTATTTAATGGATAATACTTCTTGACTTCTTCGCTTAATTTGTTCAAGTTGTACGAGCTCGAGTCTATGTAGATACACTTTTGAGATCCAAAACAGTATCTACTCCTAGATGAGTTTTTAATCAATCGAAAGAAGCCTCCGTATTTAAGTTTCAACTTGTACTTCGGTGTTACTTGCCTTCAAAATGTAAATTAAATGAACATATAGCATTACAACTCTATAACAGAATATATTGTTGTTCAAAGTTGTGTAAACATACTCAATTAAAGGTGATTCTTCCATGTTCTCCCATCTTGGTTCCAAATAATCATCATCAGCACCTTGATGCATCTAAGCATAAGCACAAACATACTTAACGTAAAAATTGAATAAGAGAAATTAGATGAGGTTTTGCATAATCTATTTAATTCATTAATGGTGTAGGACAAAAATCAAATGTTGATTGAGTCGTTGTGTTTTCACATAAAATTAAACATATACTACAAAATCAATTAATTATACATTCTTTCTATTGATGACTTCTTATAATTGCAAGAGATTTTCATTCCACAAAATTATGCTATATATACAGCAAAACCATAAATTAAAAGTCCTAAATAGCAAGTGACAATTGGTTACTCCAGCCCGCTTGCGGAAGCTGTATTACCACAACCCTTTCACAAAATACATTAcgcatatcaattttttttttacaaactatCAGCATGCCTAATCAAAACAGTATTGTAATCAAATAATGATTACTCCAACACAAATCAACaactttcataaaaaaaaaatagcgaTTCTCACCTTGAATAGCCTTTGATACTGAACATAGAATCAGATGAATAAGATTGATTTTGGAAGTTATTCGCCATATGTAGTTTCGCGTAGGAGGTAATCGTGGGTCGTTGAGAAGAAAAATGGCGGGATTGATTGTCGATGAACGAGGGCATGAGGGCATGAAGGTCATaattgtagtgaccctaacttttccatgtttatatatattaattgagattgatatttacatgattaaatgtttccaacatgttaagcaatcaaacttgttaagacttgattaattgaaatatgtttcatatagacaattgaccacccaagttgaccggcgattcacgaacgttaaaacttgtaaaaacgacatgacgatatatatatggata
This window of the Rutidosis leptorrhynchoides isolate AG116_Rl617_1_P2 chromosome 7, CSIRO_AGI_Rlap_v1, whole genome shotgun sequence genome carries:
- the LOC139859109 gene encoding uncharacterized protein produces the protein MSGNKCATQGWIANVITDKLRSDGDVSVAELKRWLVKTYNVEVPYMRVFRGKEQAYTEMYGKWEDTFMQLDDFKVELLNRNPGSVVEIYFELKTDQKRFLHFFYFILCLSNGFLSGCRPYISLDACHLKGKFNGVLAADMGIDGNNSIFPVAYAVLKSENTKSWSWFLELLKKAIGVPDGLVISSDMQKGLEVAIMQVYPNLEHRECIRHLYSNFKKHFRGDFFSSKLWGYKCLMTIIVGNVNEVNKVLRSSDNRAEVKYKGRQWEVKGLPCKHAATFIGSIRDSNWDKYVDQFFTIEKFKEAYALEISPMPGKDQWVPQATHDNIYPPIIKRPPGRQKKRELYHLMSLKEDNDAHDVASICIVIRHAKIHRRKGMIHINH